In Aegilops tauschii subsp. strangulata cultivar AL8/78 chromosome 3, Aet v6.0, whole genome shotgun sequence, one genomic interval encodes:
- the LOC141020795 gene encoding uncharacterized protein, which yields MTVEANGRTYNYGYYLADEIDLKWTTSVKPISSPHKKELYFHNAQTAARKDVERPFGILQSQFSIGRELARFWDQKNLWYIMTACVIMHNMIIENEHEQDLDYTFYDLMCICVRSIRREDRIRRFMEVYHDIRETDTHNDLQKDAMEEWWKWHGDMCGPAHLESPPSSYCSSELDGRRALVQAADGHAAAIRRSPVAY from the exons atgacTGTCGAAGCAAATGGCCGCACCTACAACTATGGGTACTACCTTGCGGATGAGATTGATCTAAAGTGGACTACTTCCGTGAAGCCAATCTCAAGTCCCCATAAGAAAGAACTCTATTTTCACAATGCTCAAACGGCGGCTAGGAAAGATGTGGAGAGGCCATTTGGGATTTTGCAATCCCAATTTTCTATTGGGCGAGAACTAGCTAGATTCTGGGACCAGAAGaacctttggtacatcatgacTGCTTGTGTTATCATGCATAACATGATCATTGAGAATGAGCATGAGCAAGATTTGGATTACACCTTCTATGACCTCATGTGCATATGTGTTCGGTCGATTAGAAGAGAGGACCGAATCAGACGTTTCATGGAGGTGTACCATGACATCAGAGAGACTGATACGCACAATGATCTTCAAAAGGATGCCATGGAAGAGTGGTGGAAATGGCACGGGGACAT gtgcggcccagcccacctggagtCCCCTCCTTCCTCCTACTGCTCATCCGAGCTCGATGGCCGCCGGGCGCTCGTCCAGGCCgcggatggccacgcggcggccatcCGCCGCTCCCCCGTCGCCTACTAG